Proteins encoded within one genomic window of Rhinolophus sinicus isolate RSC01 linkage group LG05, ASM3656204v1, whole genome shotgun sequence:
- the SERTAD2 gene encoding SERTA domain-containing protein 2 — MLGKGGKRKFDEHEDGLEGKILSPSDGPSKVSYTLQRQTIFNISLMKLYNHRPLTEPSLQKTVLINNMLRRIQEELKQEGSLRPVFTPSAQPSDSLSDSYREAPPAFSHPASPPTHPCDLGSTTPLEACLTPASLLEDDDDTFCTSPAVPPAAPTKLSPPALPPEKDSFSSALDEIEELCPTSTSTEAAVAATDSSKGGASESSAQKPEGLQEGRPDDPKLMDSLPGNFEITTSTGFLTDLTLDDILFADIDTSMYDFDPCTSASGTASKMAPVSADDLLKTLAPYSSQPVAPSQPFKMDLTELDHIMEVLVGS, encoded by the coding sequence ATGTTGGGTAAAGGAGGAAAACGGAAGTTTGATGAGCATGAAGATGGGCTGGAAGGCAAAATCCTGTCTCCCTCTGACGGTCCATCCAAGGTGTCTTACACCTTACAGCGCCAGACTATCTTCAACATTTCCCTTATGAAACTCTACAACCACAGGCCCCTCACAGAGCCCAGCTTGCAAAAGACCGTCTTAATCAACAACATGTTGCGGCGGATCCAGGAGGAGCTCAAACAGGAAGGCAGCCTGAGGCCCGTGTTCACCCCGTCCGCCCAGCCCAGCGACTCGCTGAGCGACAGCTACCGAGAGGCCCCGCCCGCCTTCAGCCACCCTGCGTCCCCGCCCACGCACCCCTGCGACCTCGGAAGCACTACCCCCCTGGAGGCCTGCCTCACCCCGGCCTCGCTGCTCGAGGACGACGATGACACTTTTTGCACTTCCCCTGCCGTGCCGCCTGCGGCGCCTACCAAACTCTCACCTCCAGCTCTCCCGCCGGAGAAGGACAGCTTCTCCTCCGCCTTGGACGAGATCGAGGAGCTCTGTCCCACATCTACCTCCACAGAGGCCGCAGTGGCAGCGACTGACAGCTCGAAAGGGGGCGCCAGCGAGTCCAGCGCACAGAAACCCGAAGGGCTCCAAGAGGGCCGCCCCGACGACCCGAAACTGATGGACTCTCTGCCTGGGAATTTTGAAATCACCACGTCCACGGGGTTTCTGACGGACCTGACCCTAGACGACATCCTGTTCGCCGACATTGACACGTCGATGTATGATTTCGACCCCTGCACATCCGCGTCGGGGACAGCCTCCAAAATGGCCCCCGTGTCCGCGGACGACCTCCTCAAGACTCTCGCTCCTTACAGCAGCCAGCCCGTCGCCCCGAGTCAGCCTTTCAAAATGGACCTCACAGAGCTGGACCACATCATGGAGGTGCTCGTCGGGTCCTAA